The following are encoded together in the Triticum dicoccoides isolate Atlit2015 ecotype Zavitan chromosome 6B, WEW_v2.0, whole genome shotgun sequence genome:
- the LOC119323480 gene encoding sucrose:sucrose 1-fructosyltransferase-like — protein sequence MSMETRDRGSMPALVPCSYAQLPLDDGEAQAGRARPGRTGPVCAAMLLTLAAVLLAVAALAGVRLASELPASGIVMSGHRTEVDAVPTSTSSRGPESGVSEKTSGAGAHGGMLGVDAGGNEFPWSNAMLQWQRTGFHFQPEKNWMNDPNGPVYYKGWYHLFYQYNPDGAIWGNKIAWGHAASRDLLRWRHLPVAMSPNQWYDINGVWSGSATVLPDGRIVMLYTGSTNASVQVQCLAFPTDPSDPLLTNWTKYENNPVMYPPPGVGEKDFRDPTTAWFDGSNDTWRLVIGSKDDRHAGMVMTYKTKDFIDYELVPGLLHRVPGTGMWECIDLYPVGGASGIDMTDAVAVASTNGGDDVLHVMKESSDDDRHDYYALGRYDAAKNMWTPLDTDADVGVGLRYDWGKFYASKTFYDPAKKRRVLWGWVGETDSERADVAKGWASLQSIPRTVVLDTKTGSNLLQWPVEELETLRTNSTNLQGITVDHGSVFPLSLHRATQLDIEASFRIDPLDVAAANEADIGYNCSTSGGAAGRGALGPFGLLVLADAKHHGGDAERTAVYFYVARGLDGSLRTHFCHDEMRSSRANDIVKRVVGNTVPVLNSEDLSVRILVDHSIIESFAMGGRSTVTSRVYPTEAIYANAGVYLFNNATGVRVTATSLIIHEMDSSYNQAYMASM from the exons ATGTCAATGGAGACCAGAGACCGCGGCTCGATGCCGGCGCTGGTGCCGTGCTCCTACGCGCAGCTGCcgctggacgatggcgaggcccaggCCGGGCGCGCGCGCCCAGGCCGGACCGGGCCGGTGTGCGCCGCAATGCTCCTGACCTTGGCCGCGGTGCTCCTTGCTGTCGCCGCGCTCGCCGGGGTCAGGCTCGCCAGCGAGCTGCCCGCCTCTGGCATtgttatgtccggccaccggaccgAGGTCGACGCGGTACCTACGAGCACCAGCAGCCGGGGCCCTGAGTCAGGTGTCTCCGAGAAGACGTCCGGCGCCGGCGCCCATGGCGGCATGCTTGGGGTGGACGccggcggcaacgagttcccgtggAGCAATGCCATGCTCCAGTGGCAGCGAACCGGCTTCCATTTCCAGCCCGAGAAGAACTGGATGAACGACCCCAATG GTCCCGTGTACTATAAGGGATGGTACCACCTCTTCTACCAGTACAACCCGGACGGCGCAATTTGGGGAAACAAAATCGCATGGGGTCACGCGGCCTCCCGTGACTTGCTCCGATGGCGGCACCTTCCCGTCGCCATGTCCCCCAACCAGTGGTACGACATCAATGGCGTCTGGTCGGGCTCTGCCACCGTCCTCCCAGACGGCCGCATCGTCATGCTCTACACCGGCTCCACCAACGCCTCCGTCCAGGTCCAATGCCTTGCCTTCCCTACCGACCCCTCCGATCCCTTACTAACCAACTGGACCAAGTATGAGAACAATCCGGTGATGTACCCGCCGCCGGGCGTCGGGGAGAAGGACTTCCGGGACCCGACCACTGCGTGGTTCGACGGTTCCAATGACACATGGCGGCTTGTTATCGGCTCCAAGGATGACCGCCATGCTGGCATGGTGATGACCTACAAGACCAAGGATTTCATCGACTATGAGCTTGTCCCGGGGTTGCTTCACCGTGTACCGGGGACGGGGATGTGGGAGTGCATCGACTTATACCCGGTCGGCGGTGCAAGCGGCATCGATATGACGGACGCGGTGGCGGTCGCGTCCACGAATGGAGGCGACGATGTTTTGCACGTGATGAAGGAGAGCTCGGATGATGACAGGCACGACTACTACGCGCTGGGGCGATACGACGCGGCAAAGAACATGTGGACCCCATTGGACACCGACGCCGATGTTGGCGTTGGGCTGAGGTATGATTGGGGAAAGTTCTATGCGTCTAAGACGTTCTACGATCCGGCGAAGAAGCGGCGGGTGCTATGGGGGTGGGTCGGCGAGACCGACTCTGAGCGCGCCGACGTAGCCAAGGGATGGGCGTCCCTCCAG TCGATCCCTCGCACGGTGGTGCTGGACACCAAGACAGGAAGCAACCTCCTGCAGTGGCCAGTGGAGGAGCTGGAGACGCTCCGGACCAACTCCACCAACCTACAGGGCATCACCGTCGACCACGGCTCTGTCTTCCCGCTCAGCCTCCATCGCGCAACTCAACTTGACATTGAGGCCTCATTCCGCATCGACCCGTTAGATGTCGCCGCAGCCAACGAGGCCGACATCGGCTATAATTGTAGCACCAGTGGCGGGGCGGCTGGCCGAGGCGCCctcggacccttcggcctcctGGTGCTCGCCGACGCCAAGCACCATGGTGGGGATGCAGAGCGGACCGCCGTCTATTTTTATGTAGCGAGGGGCCTTGATGGCAGCCTGCGCACACACTTCTGCCATGACGAGATGCGCTCTTCTCGCGCCAATGACATTGTCAAGAGGGTCGTTGGCAACACTGTGCCGGTGCTCAACAGCGAGGACCTGTCAGTGAGGATTCTGGTGGACCACTCCATCATAGAGAGCTTTGCCATGGGCGGGAGGTCCACGGTGACGTCGCGGGTATACCCGACCGAGGCCATCTATGCCAACGCTGGGGTGTACCTCTTCAACAACGCCACCGGGGTCCGGGTCACCGCAACCAGCCTCATCATCCACGAGATGGACTCCTCCTACAACCAGGCCTACATGGCCTCAATGTAA
- the LOC119323113 gene encoding sucrose:sucrose 1-fructosyltransferase-like: METGDHGSVPCSYAQLLDDAEADRTRPGRTGPLCAAILLTSAAVLLAVAALAGVRLAGQLSAAGVIMSGHPSTVDAAPMSASSRGPESGVSEKTSGTATHGGMLGAEAGGNAFPWSNAMLQWQRTGFHFQPEKNWMNDPNGPVYYKGWYHLFYQYNPDGAIWGNKIAWGHAASRDLLRWRHLPVAMSPDQWYDINGVWSGSATVLPDGRIVMLYTGSTNASVQVQCLAFPTDPSDPLLINWTKYENNPVMYPPPGVGEKDFRDPTTAWFDGSDDTWRLVIGSKDDRHAGMVMTYKTKDFIDYELVPGLLHRVPGTGMWECIDLYPVEGVRGIDMTDAVAAVSTNGADDVLHVMKESSDDDRHDYYALGRYNAAKNTWTPLDVDADLGIGLRYDWGKFYASKTFYDPAKKRRVLWGWVGETDSERADVAKGWASLQSTPRTVVLDTKTGSNLLQWPVEEVETLRTNSTNLGGVTIDHGSVFPLSLHRATQLDIEATFRLDPLDIAVANEADVGYNCSTSGGAAGRGMLGPFGLLVLADARRHGGDAERTAVYFYVARGLDGGLHTHFCHDETHSSRANDIVKRVVGHTVPVLDGEELSVRVLVDHSIVESFAMGGRLTATSRVYPTEAIYANAGVYLFNNATGARVTTTRLVVHEMDSSYNQAYMASL; the protein is encoded by the exons ATGGAGACCGGAGACCATGGCTCGGTGCCATGCTCCTATGCCCAGCTGCTGGACGATGCGGAGGCCGATCGCACGCGCCCAGGCCGAACCGGGCCACTGTGCGCCGCTATTCTCCTGACTTCGGCGGCGGTGCTCCTCGCTGTTGCCGCGCTCGCCGGCGTCAGGCTCGCGGGCCAGCTGTCGGCCGCCGGCGTCATCATGTCCGGCCACCCGAGCACGGTCGACGCGGCGCCGATGAGCGCCAGCAGCCGGGGGCCTGAGTCTGGCGTCTCAGAAAAGACGTCCGGAACCGCCACGCACGGCGGCATGCTGGGCGCGGAGGCCGGCGGCAACGCGTTCCCGTGGAGCAATGCCATGCTCCAGTGGCAGCGCACCGGATTCCACTTCCAGCCCGAGAAGAACTGGATGAACGACCCCAACG GTCCGGTGTACTACAAGGGGTGGTACCATCTCTTCTACCAGTACAACCCGGACGGCGCTATTTGGGGCAACAAGATAGCATGGGGCCACGCCGCGTCCCGCGACCTCCTCCGCTGGCGCCACCTCCCAGTTGCCATGTCTCCGGACCAATGGTATGACATCAATGGCGTCTGGTCAGGTTCTGCCACCGTCCTCCCCGACGGCCGCATCGTCATGCTCTACACCGGATCCACCAATGCCTCCGTCCAGGTCCAGTGCCTCGCCTTTCCGACTGATCCCTCCGACCCATTGCTAATCAACTGGACCAAGTATGAGAACAACCCAGTGATGTACCCGCCACCCGGTGTCGGGGAGAAGGACTTCAGGGACCCGACCACTGCATGGTTTGACGGCTCTGATGACACATGGCGGCTCGTCATTGGATCCAAGGATGACCGCCATGCCGGCATGGTCATGACCTACAAGACCAAGGATTTCATCGACTATGAGCTTGTCCCCGGATTGCTTCACCGGGTGCCGGGGACGGGGATGTGGGAGTGCATCGACCTATACCCGGTCGAAGGCGTGAGGGGCATTGACATGACGGACGCGGTGGCGGCAGTGTCCACCAATGGCGCTGACGATGTGTTGCACGTGATGAAGGAGAGCTCTGACGATGACCGACACGACTACTACGCGTTGGGGAGGTATAACGCGGCGAAGAACACATGGACACCGCTGGACGTCGACGCCGATCTCGGCATCGGGCTAAGGTACGACTGGGGGAAGTTCTACGCGTCCAAGACGTTCTACGATCCGGCAAAGAAGCGGCGCGTGCTATGGGGGTGGGTTGGTGAAACCGACTCCGAGCGCGCCGACGTCGCCAAGGGATGGGCCTCGCTCCAG TCGACCCCTCGCACGGTGGTGCTGGACACTAAGACGGGAAGCAACCTCCTTCAGTGGCCGGTGGAGGAGGTGGAGACGCTCCGGACCAACTCCACTAACCTTGGCGGCGTCACCATTGACCACGGCTCCGTCTTTCCACTCAGCCTTCATCGCGCCACCCAGCTAGACATCGAGGCCACATTCCGCCTCGACCCGCTAGACATTGCCGTCGCCAATGAGGCTGATGTGGGCTACAATTGCAGCACAAGCGGTGGTGCCGCAGGGCGGGGCATGCTCGGCCCCTTTGGCCTCCTTGTGCTTGCCGACGCCAGGCGCCATGGAGGTGACGCAGAGCGTACTGCCGTCTACTTCTATGTGGCCAGGGGCCTCGACGGCGGCTTGCACACACACTTCTGCCATGATGAGACACACTCATCTCGTGCCAACGACATTGTCAAGAGGGTCGTAGGCCATACCGTGCCGGTGCTCGATGGCGAGGAGCTGTCAGTGAGGGTGCTTGTGGATCATTCGATCGTTGAGAGCTTTGCGATGGGTGGGAGGTTGACGGCAACATCACGAGTGTACCCAACGGAGGCCATCTACGCCAACGCCGGGGTGTACCTCTTCAACAATGCCACCGGCGCCCGGGTCACCACCACCAGGCTCGTCGTCCACGAGATGGACTCTTCCTACAACCAAGCCTACATGGCCTCATTGTAA